Proteins co-encoded in one Kribbella qitaiheensis genomic window:
- a CDS encoding MBL fold metallo-hydrolase yields the protein MRSLTVLGSCGAWPEPGRACAGFLLEYDGFKVVLDLGYAALPQLLKYCPEGEVDAIVVTHQHPDHCVDVSALARVRYYLAPDAERIPLYCPPGVLDVLRALEPRPDPATVFDVHDLATAKEIGPFQLESVLLPHYVTNRGVRLTAPGLTIAYTGDSGPSAELSKLADGADLYISDATLQGESPTTTPRYVMTATEATTGAAGADRLLLTHFWPGSDRALSVAEAQQVFTGEVIAAEEGLVIPL from the coding sequence ATGAGATCGCTGACCGTCCTCGGCTCCTGCGGTGCGTGGCCGGAGCCGGGGCGCGCGTGCGCCGGGTTCCTGCTCGAGTACGACGGATTCAAGGTGGTCCTTGATCTCGGGTACGCCGCTCTGCCGCAGTTGCTGAAGTACTGCCCGGAAGGTGAAGTCGACGCGATCGTGGTCACACACCAGCATCCGGATCACTGCGTCGACGTGAGCGCCCTCGCCCGGGTCCGCTACTACCTGGCACCCGACGCGGAGCGGATTCCCCTCTACTGCCCTCCCGGCGTTCTCGACGTACTACGGGCGCTCGAGCCGCGTCCCGATCCCGCGACAGTGTTCGACGTGCACGATCTCGCCACAGCCAAGGAGATCGGCCCGTTCCAGTTGGAGAGCGTGCTCTTGCCGCACTACGTGACCAACCGCGGCGTGCGGCTGACAGCACCCGGTCTCACGATCGCCTACACCGGAGACAGCGGTCCCTCCGCCGAGCTCAGCAAACTGGCTGACGGTGCCGACCTGTACATCTCGGACGCAACCCTGCAAGGGGAGTCGCCGACGACGACCCCGCGGTATGTGATGACCGCGACCGAAGCCACTACCGGTGCCGCAGGCGCAGATCGTCTGTTGCTGACCCACTTCTGGCCCGGCTCAGATCGCGCTCTCTCCGTCGCCGAAGCACAGCAGGTCTTCACCGGCGAGGTCATCGCGGCGGAAGAGGGACTCGTCATCCCACTCTGA
- a CDS encoding hemerythrin domain-containing protein — MAKILQQTGGDVVEVILADHRWFEEALRELRDVGSDRDAVLADLATVLIAHAEAEESKVYPKLRAKDAIDQDEVEHSEHEHDEGNEALLALMEVKDSSSEEFGEKTHELSEALSHHLDEEERDVLNPAPDRCRRRRPAGARRRLRRRARPADRGGLRRDRERPQTGGSSQEEELIGTSHAGSPVLLRPCARVSRQNRRECG, encoded by the coding sequence ATGGCGAAGATTCTGCAGCAGACCGGTGGCGACGTGGTCGAGGTGATCCTTGCCGATCATCGCTGGTTCGAGGAGGCGTTGCGCGAGCTTCGCGACGTCGGGAGCGACCGCGACGCTGTGCTGGCCGACCTCGCTACGGTGCTGATCGCCCACGCGGAGGCTGAGGAGTCGAAGGTCTACCCGAAGCTGCGGGCAAAGGACGCGATCGACCAGGACGAGGTCGAGCACTCCGAGCACGAGCACGATGAGGGCAACGAAGCGCTGCTCGCGCTGATGGAGGTGAAGGACAGCAGTTCGGAGGAGTTCGGCGAGAAGACGCACGAGCTGTCCGAAGCGCTGTCGCACCACCTCGACGAAGAGGAACGCGATGTCCTCAACCCGGCCCCGGACCGATGTCGACGAAGACGTCCGGCTGGAGCTCGGCGCCGACTTCGCCGCCGAGCGCGGCCGGCTGATCGAGGCGGACTGCGGCGCGATAGAGAACGTCCGCAAACTGGTGGAAGCAGCCAAGAAGAAGAACTGATCGGTACGTCGCACGCCGGGTCGCCAGTACTCCTGCGGCCTTGCGCGCGGGTCAGTCGCCAGAATCGGCGTGAGTGCGGCTGA
- the xth gene encoding exodeoxyribonuclease III, with amino-acid sequence MLKVATVNVNGIRAAYRRGMAAWLEETDPELLLMQEVRATDEVLRDLLGGDWHIAHAEPVIEGSKGRAGVAIASRRPIKLETVGIGPERFAGCGRWVEAEIGLDDGSTLSAISTYVFTGEFETPPRQAEKYAFLDAITDRLTELTADGRHVLMCGDLNIAHREVDLKAWKANRKKSGFLPEERAWMDSLFESGWVDLGRRFGGEGPGPYSWWSWRGKAFDNDAGWRIDYQIASTELAASATDCVIHRAPTYAERWSDHAPVVATYAI; translated from the coding sequence GTGCTGAAGGTTGCGACGGTCAATGTGAATGGGATTCGGGCTGCTTATCGGCGTGGGATGGCGGCCTGGTTGGAGGAGACTGATCCGGAACTGTTGCTGATGCAGGAGGTTCGCGCGACCGACGAAGTACTGCGCGATCTCCTCGGCGGGGACTGGCACATCGCGCATGCCGAGCCGGTGATCGAGGGCAGCAAGGGCCGTGCGGGGGTCGCGATCGCGAGCCGTCGGCCGATCAAGCTGGAGACCGTCGGCATCGGGCCGGAGCGGTTCGCCGGCTGCGGCCGGTGGGTCGAGGCCGAGATCGGGCTGGACGACGGGAGCACGCTCTCCGCGATCAGTACCTATGTGTTCACGGGTGAGTTCGAGACCCCGCCGCGGCAGGCCGAGAAGTACGCGTTCCTCGACGCGATCACCGACCGGCTGACCGAGCTGACGGCCGACGGGCGGCACGTACTGATGTGCGGCGACCTGAACATCGCCCACCGCGAGGTCGACCTGAAGGCGTGGAAGGCTAACCGGAAGAAGAGCGGATTCCTGCCGGAGGAACGGGCCTGGATGGATTCCCTGTTCGAGTCCGGCTGGGTCGATCTCGGCCGCCGGTTCGGTGGCGAGGGACCGGGCCCGTACTCGTGGTGGTCATGGCGCGGCAAGGCCTTCGACAACGACGCCGGCTGGCGGATCGACTACCAGATCGCCTCAACCGAGCTGGCCGCGAGTGCCACCGATTGTGTGATTCACCGCGCCCCGACGTACGCCGAACGCTGGAGCGACCACGCACCTGTCGTGGCGACCTATGCAATCTGA
- a CDS encoding saccharopine dehydrogenase family protein, which yields MTEARQYDVVLLGATGFTGELTAAYLAKNAPAELKWALAGRNKAKLDAVREKLGVEVDLVIADVGAPETLRALAESTRIVVTTVGPYVRYGEPLVAACAEAGTDYLDLTGESEFVDRMYVAHHAKAVETGARIIHCCGFDSIPYDLGVQFTVEQLPQRVPIQVDGLLRAGGKPSSGTFHTAITAFSRGKQNLDAHRARRKAQPRPQGRSAKLATGKIHRAQGFWAVPLPTVDPQIVAYSASLLDSYGPDFRYSHYAAVKRLPVVAGSIAGLGLLVAAAQIPPARNALLSRFKAGDGPSPEQRAKSWFKARFVGSGGGKRVTTEVAGGDPGYDETAKMLGECALSLALDDLPQTSGQTTTAAAMGPALRDRLMRAGITFRIISTEEY from the coding sequence ATGACCGAGGCCCGCCAGTACGACGTCGTGCTCCTGGGCGCGACCGGCTTCACCGGCGAGCTCACGGCCGCGTACCTCGCGAAGAACGCACCGGCCGAGCTGAAATGGGCCCTGGCCGGGCGGAACAAGGCGAAGCTCGACGCGGTCCGCGAGAAGCTCGGCGTCGAGGTGGACCTGGTGATCGCGGACGTCGGTGCCCCGGAAACGCTGAGAGCGCTCGCTGAGTCCACCCGCATCGTCGTCACCACAGTCGGCCCATATGTCCGGTACGGCGAGCCGCTGGTCGCCGCCTGCGCTGAAGCCGGCACGGACTACCTCGACCTGACCGGCGAGTCCGAGTTCGTCGACAGGATGTACGTCGCGCATCACGCGAAGGCGGTCGAGACCGGCGCCCGGATCATCCACTGCTGCGGCTTCGACTCGATCCCGTACGACCTGGGCGTCCAGTTCACCGTCGAGCAATTGCCGCAGCGAGTCCCGATCCAGGTCGACGGTCTGCTCCGCGCCGGTGGCAAGCCTTCGAGCGGCACCTTCCACACGGCGATCACCGCGTTCTCCCGCGGCAAGCAGAACCTTGACGCGCACCGCGCCCGGCGCAAGGCGCAGCCACGTCCGCAAGGTCGTTCGGCCAAGCTCGCCACCGGCAAGATCCACCGTGCACAAGGGTTCTGGGCCGTGCCGCTGCCGACTGTCGACCCGCAGATCGTCGCCTACTCCGCGAGCCTGCTCGACAGCTACGGCCCCGATTTCCGCTACTCGCATTACGCAGCGGTGAAGCGGTTGCCGGTAGTTGCGGGCAGCATCGCCGGACTCGGCCTGCTGGTGGCGGCCGCCCAGATCCCGCCGGCCCGGAACGCCTTGCTGAGCAGGTTCAAGGCCGGCGACGGACCGAGCCCCGAGCAGCGTGCGAAGTCGTGGTTCAAGGCACGCTTCGTCGGCTCCGGCGGTGGCAAGCGGGTGACCACCGAGGTCGCCGGCGGCGACCCCGGCTACGACGAGACCGCCAAGATGCTCGGCGAATGCGCTCTCTCACTGGCGCTCGACGATCTTCCGCAGACGTCGGGCCAGACGACGACCGCTGCCGCGATGGGTCCGGCGTTGCGTGACCGCCTCATGCGAGCCGGGATCACCTTCCGGATCATCTCCACCGAGGAGTACTGA
- a CDS encoding YccF domain-containing protein produces the protein MRTILNLIWLVLAGFWLALGYVAAGIICCILIITIPFGIASFRIAGFALWPFGRTMVDRRGAGAGSVIGNVIWVVVAGWWLALGHLVSGIALCVTVIGIPLGIANFKLIPISLLPLGKEIVSTDEAFGTR, from the coding sequence ATGAGGACGATTCTGAATCTGATCTGGCTGGTGCTCGCCGGCTTCTGGCTGGCGCTCGGCTACGTCGCCGCCGGCATCATCTGCTGCATCCTGATCATCACCATCCCGTTCGGCATCGCGTCCTTCCGGATCGCCGGGTTCGCGCTCTGGCCGTTCGGCCGGACGATGGTCGACCGGCGCGGAGCCGGTGCCGGTTCGGTGATCGGCAACGTGATCTGGGTGGTCGTGGCCGGCTGGTGGCTCGCGCTCGGCCACCTGGTCAGCGGGATCGCGCTGTGCGTCACTGTGATCGGCATCCCGCTAGGCATCGCCAACTTCAAGCTGATCCCGATCTCGCTGCTCCCGCTGGGCAAGGAGATCGTCTCCACCGACGAGGCCTTCGGCACCCGATGA
- a CDS encoding TetR/AcrR family transcriptional regulator has product MTQTTPVSGAAAAENPATDPTATGPLSPGNGGERSPRLRPEERRTQILEAARRVLEADPHRELSVELVAAEAQVSPALLFHYFGSKKKFQYAVIEEAAAEVMLRTAPDLSLPPEEQLRSGIRAFVRAVLEAPQLYRATLLMSAAGDPAVRALHTELRQVFSQWVIDAVAASGIEVTPAVELACHGWQGYVEQTLLSWIDNPTVSPETLEHLCERSLAALLTTV; this is encoded by the coding sequence ATGACCCAGACCACGCCAGTCTCCGGAGCGGCGGCCGCAGAAAACCCGGCCACAGACCCGACGGCCACTGGACCGCTGTCCCCAGGAAACGGCGGAGAGCGCTCCCCGCGACTGCGGCCGGAAGAGCGCCGGACCCAGATCCTGGAAGCGGCGCGACGCGTTCTGGAGGCGGATCCGCACCGCGAGCTGTCGGTCGAGCTGGTCGCGGCCGAGGCCCAGGTCTCCCCCGCGCTGTTGTTCCACTACTTCGGCTCGAAGAAGAAGTTCCAGTACGCCGTGATCGAGGAAGCCGCCGCCGAGGTGATGCTCCGGACCGCGCCGGATCTGTCCCTGCCGCCGGAGGAGCAGCTCCGCAGCGGCATCAGGGCCTTCGTCCGAGCCGTCCTCGAGGCGCCCCAGCTTTACCGGGCGACTCTGCTGATGTCGGCGGCCGGCGACCCCGCAGTACGGGCGCTGCACACCGAACTGCGTCAGGTCTTCAGCCAGTGGGTCATCGACGCGGTCGCCGCCTCCGGAATCGAGGTGACTCCAGCTGTAGAACTCGCCTGCCACGGCTGGCAGGGCTACGTGGAACAAACCCTCCTCAGCTGGATCGACAACCCCACCGTCTCCCCCGAGACCCTCGAACACCTCTGCGAGCGCTCCCTCGCCGCCCTACTGACCACGGTCTGA
- a CDS encoding SDR family oxidoreductase, which produces MAGKVVLITGASRGIGAAVARKLASEGATLALVGLEPDELKQVAEDCGPDAGWWEADVTDLETLRTAVEAIAERYGRIDVVVANAGIAAPGFSRSMDPAVWERVLDVDLYGVWRTVHLTLPHLLESKGYLLLVSSLAAVVHIPGLASYNVAKAGVEAMGNTLRAELKHLGVDVGVAHMTFVDTDMVRGVDEHPVFGRVRTGIPLASRVYPLDFAVDKFTQGIKKRSRVVHVPGWIGPMKIFRALIPHLVELGARFNVPKADRAALADIEARGAAESSRASGAGGRADSEKATRR; this is translated from the coding sequence ATGGCGGGCAAGGTCGTACTCATTACAGGCGCGTCCAGAGGTATCGGCGCGGCCGTGGCCCGGAAACTGGCGAGCGAGGGCGCGACGCTGGCCCTGGTCGGGCTCGAACCCGACGAGCTGAAGCAGGTCGCCGAGGACTGCGGTCCCGACGCCGGCTGGTGGGAGGCCGATGTCACTGACCTGGAGACGCTGCGAACCGCGGTCGAGGCGATCGCCGAGCGGTACGGCCGGATCGACGTCGTCGTCGCGAACGCCGGTATCGCCGCCCCCGGCTTCAGCCGGAGCATGGACCCGGCCGTCTGGGAGCGCGTTCTCGACGTCGACCTGTACGGCGTCTGGCGGACCGTCCACCTCACTCTTCCGCATCTCCTCGAGAGCAAGGGCTACCTGCTGCTCGTCTCGTCCCTCGCTGCCGTCGTGCACATCCCCGGCCTCGCGTCGTACAACGTCGCGAAGGCGGGCGTCGAGGCGATGGGCAACACCCTGCGGGCCGAGCTGAAGCACCTCGGCGTGGACGTCGGCGTCGCGCACATGACCTTCGTCGACACCGACATGGTCCGCGGCGTCGACGAGCACCCGGTCTTCGGCCGGGTCCGGACCGGTATCCCGCTGGCCAGCCGGGTGTACCCGCTGGACTTCGCGGTCGACAAGTTCACCCAGGGCATCAAGAAGCGCTCGCGCGTCGTCCACGTGCCTGGCTGGATCGGTCCGATGAAGATCTTCCGGGCGCTGATCCCGCACCTGGTCGAGCTTGGCGCACGCTTCAATGTGCCGAAGGCCGACCGCGCGGCACTCGCCGACATCGAGGCCCGTGGCGCCGCCGAGTCCTCGCGGGCATCCGGCGCCGGCGGCCGTGCCGACTCGGAAAAGGCCACCCGCCGATGA
- a CDS encoding alpha/beta fold hydrolase produces MRVTSADGTRIAVYEYGDPSAPVLICVHGYPDNASLWEPVARRLGDHFRVITYDVRGAGESDHPRERAAYKLERLEEDFTAVLDAVSPDQPVQLLAHDWGSIQSWQFVTSERLRGRIASYVSISGPSLDHAGYFLRARRRPAELVRQLLHSWYIFYFHLPWIPERGWRKGWAHRIFGRLEAGAGGTPAAVGERSLPDFVNGLNLYRANVIPHLLRPEQRWTDVPVLAVSPDGDAFVTTPLQTDIARWAPNLSVQVIRGGHWLPRNDPGLVARLTLEHTRRVAGWQV; encoded by the coding sequence GTGCGGGTGACGTCGGCCGACGGCACCAGGATCGCCGTGTACGAATACGGCGATCCGTCTGCCCCCGTGCTGATCTGCGTCCACGGTTACCCGGACAACGCCAGCTTGTGGGAGCCCGTTGCGCGACGACTTGGGGATCACTTCCGCGTGATCACGTACGACGTACGTGGCGCGGGGGAGTCGGATCACCCTCGCGAGCGAGCGGCGTACAAGCTGGAGCGGCTCGAGGAGGATTTCACCGCGGTCCTGGACGCGGTATCGCCGGACCAGCCGGTGCAGTTGCTCGCGCACGACTGGGGCTCGATCCAGTCCTGGCAGTTCGTGACGAGCGAGCGACTGCGCGGCCGGATCGCTTCCTACGTGTCGATCTCCGGGCCGTCACTGGATCACGCCGGCTACTTCCTACGGGCCAGGCGGCGTCCGGCCGAACTCGTACGGCAACTCCTGCATTCCTGGTACATCTTCTATTTCCACCTGCCCTGGATTCCCGAACGCGGCTGGCGCAAAGGCTGGGCCCACCGGATCTTCGGCCGCCTCGAAGCCGGCGCCGGCGGAACGCCGGCGGCTGTCGGAGAGCGCTCCCTGCCGGACTTCGTCAACGGCCTCAACCTGTACCGCGCGAACGTGATCCCGCACCTTCTTCGTCCTGAGCAGCGTTGGACCGACGTACCGGTGCTGGCTGTTTCGCCGGACGGAGACGCGTTCGTGACGACGCCGTTGCAGACCGATATCGCGCGCTGGGCCCCGAACCTCAGCGTGCAGGTGATCAGGGGCGGCCACTGGTTACCCCGGAACGATCCCGGACTGGTGGCGCGGTTGACGCTCGAACACACCCGGCGGGTGGCAGGCTGGCAGGTATGA